GAACGCCCGGCGCAGCAGGTCGTCCGGGTGGGCGTAGTCGTACGGCGCGACGACGAGCGCGAGCCCCTGGTGGACGGCACCCTCGGTGAGCCGGTCCAGCTCGGGCTTGCCGGCCTCGCGCACGGGGACGTGCTGCGCGGCGGCGGTCTTGAGCGCCTCGGTGACCCGGTCGTCGTGGTCGAGGCCGTGGGCGACGACGAGGGTGCGGGCGGGGACGCCGGCGCGCAGCGCCTCGACGACTGGGTTGCGGCCGGCGACGACCTCGTCGACGTCGGCGAGCAGGCCCCGCCTGGGGGCGGGCGCGCGCTTGGTGGGCGACTGGCGGCGCGCGGGCGCGTCGCCGCGGGGGACGGCGATGCCGACGGGGGTGCGGCGGGTGGCCGGGCGGCGCGACGGCCAGGGACCGGGCGCGTCGACCTGGCCGCGCTCGCCGCGCGGCTTCTCGGCGGGGCGGCCGTCGCGCTTGGCCGCGGCGGCGGCGCGGCGCGCGGCGGGGTGCCCCTTGCGCTCCTCGGCGGGCGGCGTGGGGCCCTTCCCCTTGAGCTTGTCCTTGCCGTGCCCGCCGGAGCCGACCGGCGCGCCCTTGCGGTGCGAGCCGGCCTTGCCGGCGCGGCCGCCCTGGCCGCCCTTCGCGACGGCCTTGCCGCCGCCTACGCGCTTCCCAGGTGCCACCGGACGCCTCCCGCCGTGTCCTCCACGACGACGCCCGCCGCGGCCAGCCGGTCGCGGATGGCGTCCGCCTCGGCGAAGTCCTTGCGCGCCCGCGCCGCCGACCGCGCCTCGAGCGCGATCTCGACCAGCGCGCCGACCGTCTCGTGCAGGTCGCCGGCCGCGGCCGGCCACTGGCCGACCGGGTCGAGGCCGAGCACGTCCAGCATCCGGCGGACCGTGGCCCGGCAGTCCGCGGCGGTGGGGCGGTCGCCCTCGGCGAGGGCGGCGTTGCCGCGGCCGACGGTGGTGTGCACGACGCCGAGCGCGCGGGAGACGGCGAGGTCGTCGTCCATCGCGGCGGCGAACTCCGCCCACGCCGCCTCGTCCACGGTGCCGTCGGTGGCGGCGTTGCGGACGAACGTCTCGATCCGGCCGTACGCGGCCGCGGCCTCGGCGAGCCCGGCGGCGCTGTACTCGATGTTGGAGCGGTAGTGGGCGCCGCCGAGGAGGTAGCGCAGCACCTGCGGGCGGACGCCGGAGGCGAGCACGTCGGCGACGACGAGGGAGTTGCCGAGGGACTTGCTCATCTTCTCGCCGCCGGTGTTGACCAGGCCGTTGTGCAGCCAGTAGTTCGCGAAGCCGTCGCCGGCGCAGGCGGACTGGGCGTTCTCGTTCTCGTGGTGAGGGAAGACGAGGTCGTAGCCGCCGCCGTGGACGTCGAACGGCTGCCCCAGGTACTTCACCGACATCGCCGAGCACTCGAGGTGCCAGCCGGGGCGGCCCGGCCCCCACGGCGTGTCCCAGAACGGCTCCCCCGGCTTGTGCGCCTTCCACAGCGCGAAGTCGAGCGGGTCGCGCTTGGGGCGGGTCGGGTCGACCTTCTCGGTCTGCATCATCGCGTCGGGCCGCTGGCCGGAGAGCTCGCCGTAGCGGTCGAACGACCGGACGTCGAAGTAGACGTCGCCGCCGGACGCGTACGCGTGCCCCTTGTCGATGAGCGTCCGCATCAGCGCGATCATCTCGGGCACGTGGCCTGTGGCCCGCGGCTCGACGGTCGGCGGGAGGACGCCGAGCGCGTCGTAGGCGGCGTTGAACGCGCGGGTGTTCTGCTCGGCGACCGCCCAGTTGGTGATCCCGGCGTGCGCGGCCTCGTGGATGATCTTGTCGTCGATGTCGGTGACGTTGCGGACGAACGTCACGTCGTAGCCGCTCGCGGACAGCCACCGGCGCAGGATGTCGAACGCGACCGCGCTGCGCGCGTGACCGACGTGCGGCGGCGCCTGCACGGTGGGGCCGCAGACGTAGACGGTCGCCGTCCCCTCGACGACGGGGACGAACGGGCGCGCCTCGCGGCTGCGCGTGTCGGTC
This genomic window from Mycobacteriales bacterium contains:
- the cysS gene encoding cysteine--tRNA ligase produces the protein MPLTLTDTRSREARPFVPVVEGTATVYVCGPTVQAPPHVGHARSAVAFDILRRWLSASGYDVTFVRNVTDIDDKIIHEAAHAGITNWAVAEQNTRAFNAAYDALGVLPPTVEPRATGHVPEMIALMRTLIDKGHAYASGGDVYFDVRSFDRYGELSGQRPDAMMQTEKVDPTRPKRDPLDFALWKAHKPGEPFWDTPWGPGRPGWHLECSAMSVKYLGQPFDVHGGGYDLVFPHHENENAQSACAGDGFANYWLHNGLVNTGGEKMSKSLGNSLVVADVLASGVRPQVLRYLLGGAHYRSNIEYSAAGLAEAAAAYGRIETFVRNAATDGTVDEAAWAEFAAAMDDDLAVSRALGVVHTTVGRGNAALAEGDRPTAADCRATVRRMLDVLGLDPVGQWPAAAGDLHETVGALVEIALEARSAARARKDFAEADAIRDRLAAAGVVVEDTAGGVRWHLGSA
- the rlmB gene encoding 23S rRNA (guanosine(2251)-2'-O)-methyltransferase RlmB, with the protein product MAPGKRVGGGKAVAKGGQGGRAGKAGSHRKGAPVGSGGHGKDKLKGKGPTPPAEERKGHPAARRAAAAAKRDGRPAEKPRGERGQVDAPGPWPSRRPATRRTPVGIAVPRGDAPARRQSPTKRAPAPRRGLLADVDEVVAGRNPVVEALRAGVPARTLVVAHGLDHDDRVTEALKTAAAQHVPVREAGKPELDRLTEGAVHQGLALVVAPYDYAHPDDLLRRAFEHPEPPLLVALDGVTDPRNLGAVVRSAAAFGAHGVVVPERRAAGLTAAAWKASAGTAARVPVARATNLTRTLRSFADAGVSVVGLAADGELSLDDLELATEPLCVVVGSEGRGLGRLVGETCDVLVRIPMVAETESLNASVAAAVTLAEVARRRRTGP